The genomic segment AATAAACGAGTAACGACAAAATATCATTGAGCGTCGTGATGAGTGGACCCGAGGCAATCGCCGGGTCAATCTTCAACCGGTGCAAAATCAGCGGAATGATCGTTCCGGCGAGCGTTCCGAAAATCAACGTGATGATTAACGAACTACCAACGACGAGACCAAGAATCGGATTTCCTTGCCAGACATAGGCAATGATGGCGATTAAAATTCCGCACGTCACCCCGATGATTAAACCGACGCGGAATTCCCGTAAAATCAAACGCGTGACGACCTTTTTGTCGACTTCCCGTGTAATCAATCCCCGGACGACGACCGCAAGTGATTGCGTTCCTGTATTTCCGGTCATCCCGGCAATCATCGGCATGAAGAAGGCAAGCGCCACGACTTTCGATAGTGTCTCCTCGAACTGACTGATGATCGAACCAGAAACGAGGCCGATGAACAGTAATAAAATCAACCAGGGCAACCGACGTGTTGCGGCAATCAGTGGTTTCGTCTCAAAATCAATCGACTTACCGGACGCCGCCAGCTTCTCGATGTCCTCATTCGCTTCTTCCCGTAAGACATCTAACGCATCATCGACCGTAATCAGACCGACGAGTACATCGCCTTCGACGACAGGTAACGATACGAGATCATAGCGTTCGAACATCTTCGCGACATCTTCCTGATCGGTTTCAGCCGAGACACGGATAACTTTTTGATCCATGACGTCGCCAATTCGTTCGGAATTATTCGCGAGAATTAAATTCCGGTACGAGATGACGCCGACGAGTTCACTCAACTGATTGACGACGTAGACGTAATTAATCGTTTCCGAGTACTCGATGTAGTCACGCATCTTCTCGACGGTCTCCCCGACCGTGAAGTCTTCCGGGACCCAAATAAACCGGTTCGTCATCAAGCGACCGGCCGTCTCGACCGGATAGGTCAAGAGGTTACGGACGACGAGCGCTTCATCTTGCCGCATGCCGGATAGGAGACGATCGACTTCCTCTTCTTGCAACTCTTCTAAGATGTCGACTAAATCATCGTTTTCCATCAAGTCCATCACGTGACCGGCATGTTCGACATCGAGTCGACGCAAGACTTCTAATTGTTGTTCAAGCTCAAGTTCCTCAATGACA from the Exiguobacterium oxidotolerans JCM 12280 genome contains:
- the mgtE gene encoding magnesium transporter — protein: MSQSNEQQWKLLLLDALLKERREQAQQAIEEVYPYDLAKLYVELEPVEQERLLRYLDHERLADVIEELELEQQLEVLRRLDVEHAGHVMDLMENDDLVDILEELQEEEVDRLLSGMRQDEALVVRNLLTYPVETAGRLMTNRFIWVPEDFTVGETVEKMRDYIEYSETINYVYVVNQLSELVGVISYRNLILANNSERIGDVMDQKVIRVSAETDQEDVAKMFERYDLVSLPVVEGDVLVGLITVDDALDVLREEANEDIEKLAASGKSIDFETKPLIAATRRLPWLILLLFIGLVSGSIISQFEETLSKVVALAFFMPMIAGMTGNTGTQSLAVVVRGLITREVDKKVVTRLILREFRVGLIIGVTCGILIAIIAYVWQGNPILGLVVGSSLIITLIFGTLAGTIIPLILHRLKIDPAIASGPLITTLNDILSLLVYFGIATAFINHLM